One window of Mesorhizobium loti R88b genomic DNA carries:
- a CDS encoding serine hydrolase domain-containing protein produces the protein MSVTGSKPLDHDLGGRVDQVVDRAIEAGRIVGTVILVARRGEIIYGRAAGLADREARKSMTEDAIFRLASVTKPVVATAALALVEAGVINFDDPVAKFIPEFRPKLADGGEPAISIRQLLTHTAGLDYGFRQVADGPYHRADISDGLDQPGLSMAENLERIASVPLSYVPGTGWSYSVAMDVLGEAMARATGASLPELVDRLVVLPLGMHDAAFAVGDRSRLVTPYADGPGKAILMRDHHRVPFGNGSISFSPGRVFAPASFASGGTGMNGTAGDVFKLLEALRSGGGSVIRPETVAAMTSDAIPGLETTMPGWGWGLGFGVLRDPLAGSTPQTVGTWRWGGVYGHSWFVDPALELTVVALTNTAIAGMTGAFPDALRDAIYGKPA, from the coding sequence ATGTCTGTAACCGGTTCCAAGCCGCTCGATCATGACCTCGGCGGACGTGTCGATCAGGTGGTCGACAGGGCGATCGAGGCGGGACGGATTGTCGGCACCGTGATCCTTGTCGCCCGGCGCGGCGAAATCATCTACGGCCGCGCCGCCGGCCTGGCCGACCGTGAGGCCAGGAAATCGATGACGGAGGATGCGATCTTCCGGCTCGCGTCGGTGACCAAACCCGTTGTCGCGACCGCGGCACTTGCCCTTGTCGAGGCCGGCGTCATCAACTTCGATGATCCCGTGGCAAAATTCATCCCGGAGTTCCGGCCGAAGCTGGCGGATGGCGGCGAGCCGGCCATCAGCATCCGACAGTTGCTGACCCATACCGCTGGGCTGGACTATGGTTTTCGCCAAGTAGCCGATGGACCCTACCATCGCGCCGATATCTCCGACGGTCTCGACCAGCCGGGCCTCTCCATGGCCGAGAATCTCGAGCGTATCGCTTCAGTGCCGCTGTCCTATGTACCGGGAACGGGATGGAGCTATTCGGTGGCCATGGATGTGCTGGGTGAGGCCATGGCGAGAGCCACTGGCGCCTCGCTGCCGGAGCTGGTCGATCGGCTGGTCGTCCTGCCGCTCGGCATGCATGACGCGGCGTTTGCCGTGGGCGATCGATCCCGGCTGGTGACGCCTTACGCCGACGGACCGGGCAAGGCCATTCTTATGAGGGACCATCACCGCGTGCCGTTCGGCAACGGTTCCATCTCATTTTCGCCCGGACGTGTCTTCGCCCCTGCTTCCTTCGCCTCGGGCGGCACCGGCATGAACGGCACCGCCGGCGATGTCTTCAAGCTGCTCGAGGCGCTGCGTTCGGGCGGCGGGTCGGTCATCCGCCCCGAAACGGTCGCGGCGATGACCTCGGACGCGATACCGGGGCTGGAAACCACCATGCCCGGCTGGGGCTGGGGGCTCGGATTTGGCGTCCTGCGCGACCCGCTCGCCGGATCGACGCCTCAAACCGTCGGTACCTGGCGCTGGGGTGGCGTCTACGGTCATTCCTGGTTCGTGGATCCGGCGTTGGAGCTGACGGTGGTGGCGCTGACGAACACGGCAATCGCCGGCATGACGGGCGCCTTTCCCGATGCACTCCGCGACGCCATCTACGGCAAGCCGGCCTGA
- the mgtE gene encoding magnesium transporter produces MNDFSPVADDEAVAIARILANDHVADVVEALNHESRETATDLLCAVPFERLVEIFDQPELEGAPELAEALPRPKASKLLTAMSVDRAADILRELDEPARSELLGALAPPLRATLLSILGYPEGSAASIMTTEFVSVPSDWTVGRTLDYIKKVERTRETVYAIYIVDPETHLLVRSTGLRRLITGEPEDSIMSVAPDRVPVTVTPLTDRETLAQTISKYDLLAVPVVDHGKILGIVTIDDIIDTMIEETTEDAHRFGGMEALDEPYMKMSFLAMIKKRGGWLCALFISEMLTANAMQSYEGELEKAIVLTLFIPLIMSSGGNSGSQATSLVIRALALREIGLRDWWRVALRELPTGLVLGAMLGVVGICRIALWQYMGFYDYGPHWPLIATTVGAALVGIVTFGSLSGSMLPFALKRIGFDPASASAPFVATLVDVTGLVIYFSVAMVILRGTLL; encoded by the coding sequence ATGAACGATTTTTCCCCTGTAGCGGACGACGAGGCCGTCGCCATCGCCCGCATCCTTGCCAACGACCACGTTGCCGACGTGGTCGAGGCGCTCAATCATGAATCACGCGAGACCGCGACGGATCTGCTTTGCGCCGTACCCTTCGAGCGGCTGGTCGAGATTTTCGATCAGCCTGAACTCGAGGGCGCGCCCGAACTCGCGGAGGCCCTGCCCCGGCCCAAGGCAAGCAAGCTGCTCACCGCCATGTCGGTCGACCGGGCGGCCGACATCCTGCGCGAACTCGATGAGCCGGCACGCTCTGAACTGCTCGGTGCGTTGGCGCCGCCGCTGCGCGCGACCCTGCTTTCCATTCTGGGCTATCCCGAAGGCAGCGCCGCATCGATCATGACGACGGAGTTCGTCAGCGTTCCCTCGGATTGGACCGTCGGGCGCACACTCGACTACATAAAAAAGGTGGAGCGGACGCGCGAGACCGTCTACGCGATCTACATCGTCGATCCGGAGACGCACCTTCTGGTGCGGTCGACCGGCCTGCGCCGGCTCATCACCGGTGAGCCGGAAGACTCGATCATGTCGGTGGCACCAGACCGCGTGCCGGTGACGGTCACCCCGTTGACCGATCGTGAAACCCTGGCGCAGACGATCTCCAAATATGATCTGCTCGCTGTGCCGGTCGTCGACCACGGCAAGATCCTTGGCATCGTCACCATCGACGACATCATCGATACGATGATCGAAGAGACGACGGAGGACGCGCATCGTTTCGGCGGCATGGAGGCGCTCGACGAGCCCTACATGAAGATGAGCTTCCTCGCCATGATCAAGAAGCGTGGCGGCTGGCTGTGCGCCCTGTTCATCTCGGAAATGCTGACCGCCAACGCCATGCAGAGCTATGAGGGGGAGCTGGAGAAGGCGATCGTGCTGACGCTGTTCATCCCGCTGATCATGAGCTCCGGCGGTAATTCCGGCTCGCAGGCGACCTCGCTGGTCATCCGGGCGCTGGCGCTGCGCGAGATCGGTCTTCGGGACTGGTGGCGTGTGGCATTGCGTGAATTGCCCACCGGTCTCGTGCTCGGCGCCATGCTTGGCGTGGTCGGCATCTGCCGCATCGCGCTCTGGCAGTATATGGGCTTCTACGACTATGGGCCGCATTGGCCGCTGATCGCCACCACGGTCGGTGCGGCACTGGTCGGCATCGTCACCTTCGGCTCTTTGTCGGGCTCGATGTTGCCGTTCGCGCTTAAAAGGATCGGTTTCGACCCGGCCAGCGCGTCGGCGCCATTTGTCGCCACGCTGGTCGATGTGACCGGGCTGGTGATCTATTTCTCGGTGGCGATGGTCATCTTGCGCGGCACGCTGCTGTAG
- a CDS encoding ABC transporter ATP-binding protein/permease: protein MRSFWGLMKAYWVSDRWKEAWTLTLVIALLTALSSKAGVWFAEASGELVNSIAFFHDAANTTPLRTLLVNAGILVLLVVLKDAGFTGIRNLVSVTLHRKWRGWLDSRFNEALLDGNHTHFHAQHASTGAGTSAPDNIDQRMQESIKDMTGGAIGLAMGVLGVATSLYFVGQKLLETSVEVKGLEFLGSYGSAVLAFLAVATYVPLNTWIAVKLGGLLERLNIRMQQAEGSYRGELTTFLRRSFHVAASHGEGVQKTMHRRLYVDIDGTWSRLNIVNTVYMSFELIYNFIGARIVAYGPGLVPFIHNGLDLKGYITGSELVNSLIGQCSWFIHVMPAIASLRANSQRVTELANAIENVQYPQDFYSQTGQSDFHYASQNPVFGLTIQKLELAHQGEDATPFLSAANLRFRRGEWTFLKGESGCGKTSLIKAINGLWPYGRGTIVFPDSVKSFYAAQEVKLQQVSLKQLVCLPGSEFDHGDAQVASALHKAGLGDFIEHMANENREGKSWDQVLSGGQKQKLVVARIILQQPGLLFLDEATGALDPQGKIAFHQAIKDNCPDVTVISVMHEAVAPRSAAGTEFYHSMVLIADGVATKKPLAPALPVELTTILAQPRPVEDKWLRFSRRLKQK from the coding sequence ATGCGCAGTTTCTGGGGCCTGATGAAGGCCTACTGGGTCTCGGACAGGTGGAAAGAAGCCTGGACGCTGACACTGGTGATTGCGCTGCTCACGGCGCTGTCCAGCAAGGCGGGCGTCTGGTTCGCCGAAGCCTCGGGTGAACTGGTCAACTCGATCGCCTTCTTCCATGACGCCGCCAATACCACGCCGCTGCGGACACTGCTGGTCAATGCCGGCATCCTTGTCCTGCTGGTCGTGCTCAAGGATGCCGGCTTCACGGGCATCCGCAATCTTGTCTCGGTGACCTTGCACCGCAAATGGCGCGGCTGGCTGGACAGCCGTTTCAACGAGGCGCTGCTGGACGGCAATCACACGCATTTCCATGCCCAGCATGCTTCGACCGGCGCCGGTACGTCAGCTCCCGACAACATCGACCAGCGCATGCAGGAATCGATCAAGGACATGACAGGTGGCGCTATCGGCCTCGCCATGGGTGTGCTTGGCGTCGCCACCTCACTCTATTTCGTCGGCCAGAAACTGCTCGAAACGTCGGTGGAGGTGAAGGGGCTGGAATTCCTTGGCAGCTACGGCAGTGCCGTCCTGGCCTTCCTGGCAGTCGCCACCTATGTGCCGCTGAACACCTGGATCGCGGTCAAGCTCGGCGGCCTGCTCGAGCGCCTGAATATCCGGATGCAGCAGGCCGAAGGCAGCTACCGCGGCGAACTGACGACCTTCCTGCGCCGCAGTTTCCATGTCGCGGCATCGCACGGCGAAGGCGTGCAGAAGACCATGCATCGCCGGCTTTATGTTGATATCGACGGAACCTGGTCGCGACTGAACATCGTCAACACCGTCTACATGTCATTCGAGCTGATCTACAATTTCATCGGTGCCCGCATTGTCGCCTATGGGCCGGGGCTGGTGCCGTTCATCCACAATGGCCTTGATCTCAAAGGCTACATAACCGGCTCCGAACTGGTCAATTCGCTGATCGGCCAATGTTCGTGGTTCATCCATGTCATGCCTGCCATCGCGTCGCTGCGTGCCAACAGCCAGCGTGTCACCGAACTCGCCAACGCGATCGAGAATGTCCAGTATCCGCAGGACTTTTACAGCCAGACCGGTCAGTCGGACTTCCACTATGCCAGCCAGAATCCGGTTTTCGGCCTGACCATCCAGAAGCTCGAACTGGCGCATCAGGGCGAGGACGCAACGCCCTTCCTCAGTGCCGCCAATTTGCGCTTTCGGCGCGGCGAATGGACCTTCCTGAAAGGTGAATCCGGTTGCGGCAAAACCTCGCTGATCAAGGCGATCAACGGCCTCTGGCCTTATGGCCGCGGCACCATCGTCTTCCCCGACAGCGTGAAGAGTTTTTATGCCGCCCAGGAGGTCAAGCTGCAGCAAGTGTCGCTGAAACAGCTGGTCTGCCTGCCCGGCTCCGAATTCGACCATGGTGATGCTCAGGTCGCGTCCGCCCTGCACAAGGCCGGCCTCGGCGACTTCATCGAACACATGGCCAATGAGAACCGCGAAGGCAAAAGCTGGGACCAGGTCCTGTCGGGCGGCCAGAAGCAGAAGCTGGTGGTGGCTCGCATCATTCTCCAGCAGCCGGGACTGCTGTTCCTCGATGAGGCGACCGGTGCGCTCGACCCGCAGGGCAAGATTGCCTTCCATCAGGCGATCAAGGACAACTGCCCCGATGTCACCGTGATCAGCGTCATGCATGAGGCAGTGGCGCCGCGATCGGCCGCCGGCACCGAGTTCTACCACTCAATGGTCCTGATCGCCGACGGTGTCGCCACCAAGAAGCCGCTGGCGCCGGCCTTGCCTGTCGAACTCACCACGATTCTGGCCCAGCCACGGCCGGTCGAGGACAAATGGCTGCGCTTCTCGCGCCGGCTGAAGCAGAAATAA